Genomic window (Abditibacteriaceae bacterium):
ACCACCAACGAATCGATTCTGGTCTTCGGCGATTATGACGTTGATGGCGTCACCTCCACCGCGCTTCTGACACGCGCTTTGGCGTCGCTGGGTGCAAAGGTTTCGTGGCGACTGCCCGAACGCAAAGGCGAAGGCTACGGCCTGAGCGTTGTCGCAATTGAAGAAGCGCACGCCGCCAATATTAAGCTGGTCGTTTCCGCCGACTGCGGCATTCGCGACATCGAAGCGGCGAGCCGCGCACGTGAACTCGGCATCGATCTCATCATCACCGACCACCACGAGCCGGGAGCCGAGTTGCCGCAAGCGCTCGCTGTCGTCAACCCAAAGCGCGCTGATTCGGTTTATCCGTTCCGCGAGCTTTCCGGCTGCGGCGTGGCGTTCAAGGTTTTACAGGCGCTCATTATAAAGCATTGGCCGCGCCATGCAGCATCGTTCTGGGATCGATTTGTCGATCTTGCGGGAATGGCGGCGATTGCCGACTGCGTCCCGTTGATTGACGAAAACCGCATTTTGGCGCGCGAAGGTTTGAAGCAGCTGGGAGCTACACAAAAATTAGGCTTACAGCATTTGATGCGTGTCGCGCGCATCGACACTACACGCGGCTTACGTTCGTCGCATGTTGGTTTTGGTCTGGGGCCGCGCTTGAATGCGGCGGGTCGTCTCGATTCGGCGACGAAGAGTTTGCGTCTGCTCATGAGTCTGGACGACGTTGAATGCGCGGCACTCGCGGGCGAGTTGGAAGAACACAACGTCGTTCGTCGCGAATTGCAGAACCGCGTTACCGATGAAGCCGTTCTGCTGGCGTCGCAGCAAACCGATTTGCATCGCGACCGCGTTCTGGTTGTGGCGGGTACGGGCTGGCACGGTGGCGTGATGGGACTTGTTGCGGGCCGATTGGCCGAGCGCTACTGCCGCCCGGCGATTGTGCTGAATATCCATGACGGCATCGCGCACGGCAGTGGGCGGAGCGCCGCCGGTTTCGACTTGCATGCAACAATTGAAGCCACGCGCGATTTGCTGCTGTCCGGCGGCGGCCACGAAGCGGCGTGCGGCATGAGCCTGAGCGCTGATAACCTCGATGAATTCCGCGAGCGGGTTCTGCGCTGCGGCCAGGAGCGTTTGCAAGAAGACGACATCATGCCACGCGTCGAAGCCGATGTCGAGGTGTCAGGCCGCGATTTAACCGCCAAACTCGTCGATGACCTCGCGCGTTTGGAGCCTTGCGGGCAGGGCAACGCCGAGCCGCTGTTCGTTTTGCGCAATGCGAAAATACTCGATGGCAAAAGCATGGGCCGCACCGGCGAGCATCTCAAATGGTTCCTTGATGCCGATGGGGCGCGTCTGGAAGCCGTGTGGTGGCGGCCCGGCGAACGCGCGGCGAATTTTATCTCCGGCACGCGCGCCGATATTTGCTTTGCGCCCGAACTCAACGAATGGAACGGCCAAACGCGTCTGCAGCTTGTCGTGAAAGCCGCCCGCAAAGCGGATTAAAAGTACGGTCAAATCCGACCGTACACAACTCCATGAGCCAACGCGATGTTGCTTTTCTGGCGTGCCGTATTCTGGCACTCTCCGCCGCTGTCTCCGGTGTCAAGGTGCTTTCCACGACGCTCTATTCGGGTCTTGCGCTTCTTTTTCCGAACAGCAGTATTTCATCGACATTTGGAAACATATTCGATTGGAAGACAGTTGCGCTGTTACAGCTCCCGCCCGCATTGATGCTGGGCGTTGCGTTCCTGCTGTGGAATCAGGCTGCATGGCTGTCGCATCGCATGGCACCCGCTGATACCTCTGTTCCGGCCTCCTCGCTGGAATTCGCACAGTGGCGTCGATTGTCGTTCGGTTTGTTAGGCGCATGGATTCTCGCGGACGCCGCTGCCAATGTCGTGAACTCCGGCTTGGCCTGGAGGCAACTTGCTGCGGGTGGGGCTAACTCGATGGGAATGCCGAATCCTCACCTCGGCCCGTTTGTTGGCACCGTCGTTCAGATGGCGATTGGGTTCTGGCTCTTCAGCGGCGCGCCGGGCGTTCGTGACATGGCGCATCGTATCCGAAACGCGGGGCGCGATGTGGAAGCAAAAGATGCTTAAAGCTGAGCGTTATCTTATGACTCCCAGATGATTTCGTCTTCGCGTGCGAAGCTCTCGCCGCCGTCGAGCCACAGAACGAATGCGCTTTCGGCTTCGGCTCGTGTTGTCGCTTTGGTTAGCGTTTGCTGCAATGTCGCAAACGACCGCGTGACACGACGGCGCGGTCGCAATGCGTTGTCGAAGGCGCGCAGTGCCTCGGAATCCAACACGGGAAGCAGTGTCGCGACTGCCTCTACGGGACTTTTGTCCTCTAATCCGTCTCGCCACTCGAGAAGCGCCGCACCGGCATTGCGGCGGAGGCTTGCGGTTATCGTGGCATCGCCCAGTGTCGTGCGGAGCATCTGCAGCGCCGCTCCAAACTGTGCCTCAATAGTTTCGACATGCACAACAATGCGTTCGCCGAGCCGCATCCGGCACGAGGCGCAAACCGGCTCGCGGCCAATCGTGCCGTCGCGCGGACATTGCTTTGCCAATTCTTCGATTAATAGGGCTCGAGTTTCCTGCGCGAAGGGGAACTCTCGATTTTGCAACAGGCCCAACTGTTCCAACGCGCGCAAGGCGTCGCCCGAGATCAGGCGGCGCAGCGAATTCCAGCGCGCGGCGTCGTGTTGGGTCTGGTGCCAGTCGGTGTAAATTCGACCGTACTCTTCACGCCACGCCGAGAACGATGGGAGCAAGGCGTCGTCGCGCAACGCAACTTCACCACGAGCCAGTTGCGCCAGAAGTTCTTCGCGTGTGTCACGCAACTCGTGCGGCGACACCATCTGCGGATGCGACAGGAACAATCGGGCTTCAACTAAATCGGCGGCGTGAGCTTCTAGCGCCTGTTGCCATGTCCGCCATTCGTCTAATACTGCCTGTAGTTCGGTTGTATCCAGAGTTGCGGCAGCATTCAACGCATCGCCGTCGAGTGCGTAAATGACACGCGCAAGACTTTCCTGTGCTGCTTCGCACTCCGTCCAGTCTCCGCCCAGAGCGCGTCGCAGTTGATGCAAACGTGCGCTTTGCAGCTCGGCAGCAGCGCGCCAGTCGTCGCGTGCAACGGCAAGAAGGGCGCGCGCATTTTCTTGCGACGCGAATGAGCGCGCTCCGATGTCGGCGTTCGCCAGAAGTACGGTCGATTCGCGGGCTGCGTCCCAAGTGGTTTCGTCGAGCAACTGTCCGGGAGCCAACGTGCGAATGGAGCGCGCAAGAGGGAAACCGATTTCATTCGCGGCTACGCTTTGGCCGCGCGCGTCGGAGGCCGCCAGTTCGCCGGTTCTAAGCAAAGCACAGACGCAGAGGCGCAGTAGTTCCGGCGCAAGTCCCCATGCGCTCTTGGTTGTCTGTGCTTCCAACGCCGCCAGAGTTGTCGATTGCCCGATGGCTTGCAGCAGATAGTCGCGCAGTTCGGGTTTCGGGCCACTGATTTTCCAGCGTCCGGCTTCGGCGCGTGCGATCCCCAATGGTTCTGCAAGGGAGCGCACCAGTCGCTCGTGCGATGGCGCGAAAAACGGGGCGTCAGAGGGACGGCGCAAAATTTCAAGTCCGAGTGTTTGGGCGCTGCCTTCACTCAGAACGCGGGCGCGCGGTGCAATGTCGAGCCAGCGCGGAAAGACTGTTGGAAAAATCCATTCGGCAAGGGCTTCAATTGTCGCATTCCAATTGCTGTTGCCTGCCGCCAGTTCGCCGCCATCGATAACGGCTCCCGCGCCTGAAAATAATGTACCTTCCAGAAGCAGCCGAACCCCGATTTTCCCTAAGGCGGCTTCGCGTTCCTCAAGCGAAGCGCGCAGATGTTCCAACACAGCGCGGCCACGCCGGTTATCGGAAAGCTGCGGGTCGGAAAGCAGGCTGTGATGTGCGGTTGCTTCGCGCGCCTGTTGCGTTTCGTCGTCGGACGGCGTGCGCGGCAGCCACCAGACAACCGCACCATGCCAGCGG
Coding sequences:
- the recJ gene encoding single-stranded-DNA-specific exonuclease RecJ; the encoded protein is MKTTYALPVSSQLRPPRLPHELPPHLRPARWKIRTKVTEADRAVAAALGLSPITAAVLRVRGLEEHEGILEFLQPTTARLHDPNLLPDCAVAVERLHRAVTTNESILVFGDYDVDGVTSTALLTRALASLGAKVSWRLPERKGEGYGLSVVAIEEAHAANIKLVVSADCGIRDIEAASRARELGIDLIITDHHEPGAELPQALAVVNPKRADSVYPFRELSGCGVAFKVLQALIIKHWPRHAASFWDRFVDLAGMAAIADCVPLIDENRILAREGLKQLGATQKLGLQHLMRVARIDTTRGLRSSHVGFGLGPRLNAAGRLDSATKSLRLLMSLDDVECAALAGELEEHNVVRRELQNRVTDEAVLLASQQTDLHRDRVLVVAGTGWHGGVMGLVAGRLAERYCRPAIVLNIHDGIAHGSGRSAAGFDLHATIEATRDLLLSGGGHEAACGMSLSADNLDEFRERVLRCGQERLQEDDIMPRVEADVEVSGRDLTAKLVDDLARLEPCGQGNAEPLFVLRNAKILDGKSMGRTGEHLKWFLDADGARLEAVWWRPGERAANFISGTRADICFAPELNEWNGQTRLQLVVKAARKAD
- a CDS encoding DUF6079 family protein, which codes for MSKRVGDFVSVRSFPAVVQSADVRELRDNPDEATRDDFCGGYLGYDDRSRYALETALASLVAARGGAFFFNGVFGSGKSHLLGLLALLCDGLGWNSFAESHPHLAPLRERFAPRLVVYFSLDDWAASNHSLEEVFWREVRREWQRRFTETLPIAPDGEIPTGARGETWADFEELLAARELSGCAIFIDELSLFLGGREHHLLQRDAAWLQFIGQRAHRSHTRPVWFFGALQKTVEDIGDVDAYAVSQIRDRFTTLPLALAHLPSLIERRLIQRHDADKLTRFNDETYAALSRALPRLDFGREEWNRLYPFHPATVALLEQIAPRYFSRTRSAVLFLSNAMNPNQDAGHRVLPPQLFDSFEAELPLHPDLKPVATAWEQWQNEEKELARDATEAEHLRAVWKTLALWKIAGHAPTIAQVVNALALDVKLPADGSYEYGRILLERLRAHAPVALERREGPFTDRYSLDFGTRIAELARRFTANALANLGPQDGRVTRYALRCSRDGALPLATLDGTLAPTMWRNAPRQVQLSVVASTPAPEVLANRVAALPSAGGPDALLFLVPPFGEKTESDLWRAAFREAFAQSNVESRWHGAVVWWLPRTPSDDETQQAREATAHHSLLSDPQLSDNRRGRAVLEHLRASLEEREAALGKIGVRLLLEGTLFSGAGAVIDGGELAAGNSNWNATIEALAEWIFPTVFPRWLDIAPRARVLSEGSAQTLGLEILRRPSDAPFFAPSHERLVRSLAEPLGIARAEAGRWKISGPKPELRDYLLQAIGQSTTLAALEAQTTKSAWGLAPELLRLCVCALLRTGELAASDARGQSVAANEIGFPLARSIRTLAPGQLLDETTWDAARESTVLLANADIGARSFASQENARALLAVARDDWRAAAELQSARLHQLRRALGGDWTECEAAQESLARVIYALDGDALNAAATLDTTELQAVLDEWRTWQQALEAHAADLVEARLFLSHPQMVSPHELRDTREELLAQLARGEVALRDDALLPSFSAWREEYGRIYTDWHQTQHDAARWNSLRRLISGDALRALEQLGLLQNREFPFAQETRALLIEELAKQCPRDGTIGREPVCASCRMRLGERIVVHVETIEAQFGAALQMLRTTLGDATITASLRRNAGAALLEWRDGLEDKSPVEAVATLLPVLDSEALRAFDNALRPRRRVTRSFATLQQTLTKATTRAEAESAFVLWLDGGESFAREDEIIWES